One window from the genome of Osmerus eperlanus chromosome 1, fOsmEpe2.1, whole genome shotgun sequence encodes:
- the pfkfb4a gene encoding 6-phosphofructo-2-kinase/fructose-2,6-bisphosphatase 4a isoform X1: protein MSWLRHVSLSVIHPLSSDAQASSVSIAEHWKQMMRGCSRSKNTQNLDRTVCMTNCPTLIVTVGLPARGKTYISKKLTRYLNWIGVPTREFNVGQYRRECVKIYKSFEFFLPDNEEGLKIRQQCATAALNDVRQYLTDEGGQVAVFDATNTTRERRETINQFAEQNGFKVFFVESVCEDPDVIQENIVQVKLGSPDYTNCDTEEAVQDFMKRIKCYENSYEPLDEVQDRDLSYIKIIDVGQRYLVNRVQDHIQSRIVYYLMNIHITPRSIYLCRHGESELNIKGRIGGDSGLSNRGKEFAKYLDHFIQSQEISDLKVWTSQMKRTIQTAEALNVPYEQWKAINEIDAGVCEEMMYEEIQEHYPLEFAMRDQDKYRYRYPKGESYEDLVQRLEPVIMELERQENVLVICHQAIMRCLLAYFLDKTAEELPYLKCPLHTVLKLTPVAYGCKVESIYLHVEAVNTHRDRPENVEVSRMSDEALLTVPAHQM, encoded by the exons ATGAGCTGGTTGCGGCACGTTTCACTGAGTGTGATACACCCGCTTTCATCGGACGCACAGGCAAGTAGCGTCAGTATCGCGGAGCACTGGAAACAAATGATGAGAGGCTGCAGTCGTtccaaaaatacacaaaatctGGATCGGACGG TATGTATGACCAACTGCCCCACCCTCATTGTGACGGTGGGTCTCCCAGCCAGAGGGAAGACCTACATCTCGAAGAAGCTGACTCGCTACCTCAACTGGATAGGTGTACCCACAAGAG AGTTCAATGTTGGCCAGTACCGGCGTGAATGTGTGAAGATCTACAAGTCCTTTGAGTTTTTCCTACCAGACAATGAGGAGGGACTGAAGATACGGCA GCAGTGTGCCACAGCTGCTCTGAATGATGTCAGACAGTACCTTACTGATGAAGGAGGCCAAGTTGCG GTGTTTGATGCCACAAACACCACCAGGGAAAGAAGAGAGACCATCAACCAGTTCGCTGAGCAGAATGGTTTTAAG GTGTTCTTTGTGGAGTCGGTTTGCGAAGACCCAGATGTCATTCAAGAGAACATAGTG CAAGTGAAACTGGGCAGCCCTGACTACACCAACTGTGACACAGAGGAAGCTGTGCAGGACTTCATGAAGAGAATCAAGTGTTATGAGAACTCCTATGAACCTCTTGACGAGGTCCAGGacag ggATCTGTCCTACATTAAGATTATTGACGTGGGCCAACGGTACCTGGTGAACCGGGTCCAGGACCACATCCAGAGCCGCATCGTCTACTACCTGATGAACATCCACATCACCCCACGCTCCATCTACCTCTGCCGCCACGGAGAGAGTGAACTCAACATCAAGGGCCGCATTGGAGGAGATTCTGGGCTCTCAAACAGGGGCAAAGAG TTTGCCAAGTACCTAGACCACTTCATCCAGTCTCAGGAGATCAGTGATCTGAAGGTGTGGACCAGTCAGATGAAGAGGACCATCCAGACTGCAGAGGCTCTCAATGTGCCCTATGAGCAGTGGAAGGCTATTAACGAGATAGACGCG ggtgtgtgtgaggagatgaTGTATGAGGAAATCCAGGAACACTACCCTCTGGAGTTTGCTATGAGGGACCAGGACAAATACCGTTACCGTTATCCaaagggagag TCCTATGAGGACTTGGTGCAGCGGTTAGAGCCAGTCATCATGGAGCTGGAGAGGCAGGAGAATGTGCTCGTCATCTGTCACCAGGCCATCATGCGCTGCCTGCTGGCCTACTTCCTGGATAAAACAGCAG AGGAGCTGCCCTACCTGAAGTGCCCACTGCATACTGTGCTGAAGCTCACACCAGTGGCTTACG GCTGTAAGGTGGAATCCATCTACCTGCATGTGGAAGCTGTGAACACCCACAGAGATCGACCAGAG AACGTAGAGGTGTCGCGGATGTCAGATGAGGCTTTGCTAACAGTCCCAGCTCACCA AATGTAA
- the pfkfb4a gene encoding 6-phosphofructo-2-kinase/fructose-2,6-bisphosphatase 4a isoform X3 yields the protein MDDEMDERPSNSSTPRELTQNPLKKIWMPNKNGLPEKHISQRKVCMTNCPTLIVTVGLPARGKTYISKKLTRYLNWIGVPTREFNVGQYRRECVKIYKSFEFFLPDNEEGLKIRQQCATAALNDVRQYLTDEGGQVAVFDATNTTRERRETINQFAEQNGFKVFFVESVCEDPDVIQENIVQVKLGSPDYTNCDTEEAVQDFMKRIKCYENSYEPLDEVQDRDLSYIKIIDVGQRYLVNRVQDHIQSRIVYYLMNIHITPRSIYLCRHGESELNIKGRIGGDSGLSNRGKEFAKYLDHFIQSQEISDLKVWTSQMKRTIQTAEALNVPYEQWKAINEIDAGVCEEMMYEEIQEHYPLEFAMRDQDKYRYRYPKGESYEDLVQRLEPVIMELERQENVLVICHQAIMRCLLAYFLDKTAEELPYLKCPLHTVLKLTPVAYGCKVESIYLHVEAVNTHRDRPENVEVSRMSDEALLTVPAHQM from the exons ATGGACGACGAAATGGACGAACGACCATCAAATTCCTCAACGCCGCGGGAACTTACTCAAAACCCTCTAAAGAAAATCTGGATGCCAAACAAGAATGGCCTTCctgagaaacacatttctcaaagaaaag TATGTATGACCAACTGCCCCACCCTCATTGTGACGGTGGGTCTCCCAGCCAGAGGGAAGACCTACATCTCGAAGAAGCTGACTCGCTACCTCAACTGGATAGGTGTACCCACAAGAG AGTTCAATGTTGGCCAGTACCGGCGTGAATGTGTGAAGATCTACAAGTCCTTTGAGTTTTTCCTACCAGACAATGAGGAGGGACTGAAGATACGGCA GCAGTGTGCCACAGCTGCTCTGAATGATGTCAGACAGTACCTTACTGATGAAGGAGGCCAAGTTGCG GTGTTTGATGCCACAAACACCACCAGGGAAAGAAGAGAGACCATCAACCAGTTCGCTGAGCAGAATGGTTTTAAG GTGTTCTTTGTGGAGTCGGTTTGCGAAGACCCAGATGTCATTCAAGAGAACATAGTG CAAGTGAAACTGGGCAGCCCTGACTACACCAACTGTGACACAGAGGAAGCTGTGCAGGACTTCATGAAGAGAATCAAGTGTTATGAGAACTCCTATGAACCTCTTGACGAGGTCCAGGacag ggATCTGTCCTACATTAAGATTATTGACGTGGGCCAACGGTACCTGGTGAACCGGGTCCAGGACCACATCCAGAGCCGCATCGTCTACTACCTGATGAACATCCACATCACCCCACGCTCCATCTACCTCTGCCGCCACGGAGAGAGTGAACTCAACATCAAGGGCCGCATTGGAGGAGATTCTGGGCTCTCAAACAGGGGCAAAGAG TTTGCCAAGTACCTAGACCACTTCATCCAGTCTCAGGAGATCAGTGATCTGAAGGTGTGGACCAGTCAGATGAAGAGGACCATCCAGACTGCAGAGGCTCTCAATGTGCCCTATGAGCAGTGGAAGGCTATTAACGAGATAGACGCG ggtgtgtgtgaggagatgaTGTATGAGGAAATCCAGGAACACTACCCTCTGGAGTTTGCTATGAGGGACCAGGACAAATACCGTTACCGTTATCCaaagggagag TCCTATGAGGACTTGGTGCAGCGGTTAGAGCCAGTCATCATGGAGCTGGAGAGGCAGGAGAATGTGCTCGTCATCTGTCACCAGGCCATCATGCGCTGCCTGCTGGCCTACTTCCTGGATAAAACAGCAG AGGAGCTGCCCTACCTGAAGTGCCCACTGCATACTGTGCTGAAGCTCACACCAGTGGCTTACG GCTGTAAGGTGGAATCCATCTACCTGCATGTGGAAGCTGTGAACACCCACAGAGATCGACCAGAG AACGTAGAGGTGTCGCGGATGTCAGATGAGGCTTTGCTAACAGTCCCAGCTCACCA AATGTAA
- the pfkfb4a gene encoding 6-phosphofructo-2-kinase/fructose-2,6-bisphosphatase 4a isoform X4, whose translation MDDEMDERPSNSSTPRELTQNPLKKIWMPNKNGLPEKHISQRKVCMTNCPTLIVTVGLPARGKTYISKKLTRYLNWIGVPTREFNVGQYRRECVKIYKSFEFFLPDNEEGLKIRQQCATAALNDVRQYLTDEGGQVAVFDATNTTRERRETINQFAEQNGFKVFFVESVCEDPDVIQENIVQVKLGSPDYTNCDTEEAVQDFMKRIKCYENSYEPLDEVQDRDLSYIKIIDVGQRYLVNRVQDHIQSRIVYYLMNIHITPRSIYLCRHGESELNIKGRIGGDSGLSNRGKEFAKYLDHFIQSQEISDLKVWTSQMKRTIQTAEALNVPYEQWKAINEIDAGVCEEMMYEEIQEHYPLEFAMRDQDKYRYRYPKGESYEDLVQRLEPVIMELERQENVLVICHQAIMRCLLAYFLDKTAEELPYLKCPLHTVLKLTPVAYGCKVESIYLHVEAVNTHRDRPENVNVHRTTEDALQTVPSHL comes from the exons ATGGACGACGAAATGGACGAACGACCATCAAATTCCTCAACGCCGCGGGAACTTACTCAAAACCCTCTAAAGAAAATCTGGATGCCAAACAAGAATGGCCTTCctgagaaacacatttctcaaagaaaag TATGTATGACCAACTGCCCCACCCTCATTGTGACGGTGGGTCTCCCAGCCAGAGGGAAGACCTACATCTCGAAGAAGCTGACTCGCTACCTCAACTGGATAGGTGTACCCACAAGAG AGTTCAATGTTGGCCAGTACCGGCGTGAATGTGTGAAGATCTACAAGTCCTTTGAGTTTTTCCTACCAGACAATGAGGAGGGACTGAAGATACGGCA GCAGTGTGCCACAGCTGCTCTGAATGATGTCAGACAGTACCTTACTGATGAAGGAGGCCAAGTTGCG GTGTTTGATGCCACAAACACCACCAGGGAAAGAAGAGAGACCATCAACCAGTTCGCTGAGCAGAATGGTTTTAAG GTGTTCTTTGTGGAGTCGGTTTGCGAAGACCCAGATGTCATTCAAGAGAACATAGTG CAAGTGAAACTGGGCAGCCCTGACTACACCAACTGTGACACAGAGGAAGCTGTGCAGGACTTCATGAAGAGAATCAAGTGTTATGAGAACTCCTATGAACCTCTTGACGAGGTCCAGGacag ggATCTGTCCTACATTAAGATTATTGACGTGGGCCAACGGTACCTGGTGAACCGGGTCCAGGACCACATCCAGAGCCGCATCGTCTACTACCTGATGAACATCCACATCACCCCACGCTCCATCTACCTCTGCCGCCACGGAGAGAGTGAACTCAACATCAAGGGCCGCATTGGAGGAGATTCTGGGCTCTCAAACAGGGGCAAAGAG TTTGCCAAGTACCTAGACCACTTCATCCAGTCTCAGGAGATCAGTGATCTGAAGGTGTGGACCAGTCAGATGAAGAGGACCATCCAGACTGCAGAGGCTCTCAATGTGCCCTATGAGCAGTGGAAGGCTATTAACGAGATAGACGCG ggtgtgtgtgaggagatgaTGTATGAGGAAATCCAGGAACACTACCCTCTGGAGTTTGCTATGAGGGACCAGGACAAATACCGTTACCGTTATCCaaagggagag TCCTATGAGGACTTGGTGCAGCGGTTAGAGCCAGTCATCATGGAGCTGGAGAGGCAGGAGAATGTGCTCGTCATCTGTCACCAGGCCATCATGCGCTGCCTGCTGGCCTACTTCCTGGATAAAACAGCAG AGGAGCTGCCCTACCTGAAGTGCCCACTGCATACTGTGCTGAAGCTCACACCAGTGGCTTACG GCTGTAAGGTGGAATCCATCTACCTGCATGTGGAAGCTGTGAACACCCACAGAGATCGACCAGAG AATGTAAACGTCCATCGCACTACTGAAGATGCCTTGCAGACCGTCCCATCTCACCTTTGA
- the pfkfb4a gene encoding 6-phosphofructo-2-kinase/fructose-2,6-bisphosphatase 4a isoform X2 — translation MSWLRHVSLSVIHPLSSDAQASSVSIAEHWKQMMRGCSRSKNTQNLDRTVCMTNCPTLIVTVGLPARGKTYISKKLTRYLNWIGVPTREFNVGQYRRECVKIYKSFEFFLPDNEEGLKIRQQCATAALNDVRQYLTDEGGQVAVFDATNTTRERRETINQFAEQNGFKVFFVESVCEDPDVIQENIVQVKLGSPDYTNCDTEEAVQDFMKRIKCYENSYEPLDEVQDRDLSYIKIIDVGQRYLVNRVQDHIQSRIVYYLMNIHITPRSIYLCRHGESELNIKGRIGGDSGLSNRGKEFAKYLDHFIQSQEISDLKVWTSQMKRTIQTAEALNVPYEQWKAINEIDAGVCEEMMYEEIQEHYPLEFAMRDQDKYRYRYPKGESYEDLVQRLEPVIMELERQENVLVICHQAIMRCLLAYFLDKTAEELPYLKCPLHTVLKLTPVAYGCKVESIYLHVEAVNTHRDRPENVNVHRTTEDALQTVPSHL, via the exons ATGAGCTGGTTGCGGCACGTTTCACTGAGTGTGATACACCCGCTTTCATCGGACGCACAGGCAAGTAGCGTCAGTATCGCGGAGCACTGGAAACAAATGATGAGAGGCTGCAGTCGTtccaaaaatacacaaaatctGGATCGGACGG TATGTATGACCAACTGCCCCACCCTCATTGTGACGGTGGGTCTCCCAGCCAGAGGGAAGACCTACATCTCGAAGAAGCTGACTCGCTACCTCAACTGGATAGGTGTACCCACAAGAG AGTTCAATGTTGGCCAGTACCGGCGTGAATGTGTGAAGATCTACAAGTCCTTTGAGTTTTTCCTACCAGACAATGAGGAGGGACTGAAGATACGGCA GCAGTGTGCCACAGCTGCTCTGAATGATGTCAGACAGTACCTTACTGATGAAGGAGGCCAAGTTGCG GTGTTTGATGCCACAAACACCACCAGGGAAAGAAGAGAGACCATCAACCAGTTCGCTGAGCAGAATGGTTTTAAG GTGTTCTTTGTGGAGTCGGTTTGCGAAGACCCAGATGTCATTCAAGAGAACATAGTG CAAGTGAAACTGGGCAGCCCTGACTACACCAACTGTGACACAGAGGAAGCTGTGCAGGACTTCATGAAGAGAATCAAGTGTTATGAGAACTCCTATGAACCTCTTGACGAGGTCCAGGacag ggATCTGTCCTACATTAAGATTATTGACGTGGGCCAACGGTACCTGGTGAACCGGGTCCAGGACCACATCCAGAGCCGCATCGTCTACTACCTGATGAACATCCACATCACCCCACGCTCCATCTACCTCTGCCGCCACGGAGAGAGTGAACTCAACATCAAGGGCCGCATTGGAGGAGATTCTGGGCTCTCAAACAGGGGCAAAGAG TTTGCCAAGTACCTAGACCACTTCATCCAGTCTCAGGAGATCAGTGATCTGAAGGTGTGGACCAGTCAGATGAAGAGGACCATCCAGACTGCAGAGGCTCTCAATGTGCCCTATGAGCAGTGGAAGGCTATTAACGAGATAGACGCG ggtgtgtgtgaggagatgaTGTATGAGGAAATCCAGGAACACTACCCTCTGGAGTTTGCTATGAGGGACCAGGACAAATACCGTTACCGTTATCCaaagggagag TCCTATGAGGACTTGGTGCAGCGGTTAGAGCCAGTCATCATGGAGCTGGAGAGGCAGGAGAATGTGCTCGTCATCTGTCACCAGGCCATCATGCGCTGCCTGCTGGCCTACTTCCTGGATAAAACAGCAG AGGAGCTGCCCTACCTGAAGTGCCCACTGCATACTGTGCTGAAGCTCACACCAGTGGCTTACG GCTGTAAGGTGGAATCCATCTACCTGCATGTGGAAGCTGTGAACACCCACAGAGATCGACCAGAG AATGTAAACGTCCATCGCACTACTGAAGATGCCTTGCAGACCGTCCCATCTCACCTTTGA